GGTGCGACGATTACTGTTAAACTAAAACTGAGAACAGTTGATAGAAAAGTTGGTTGCCCATTGGAGTATAGAATCGAAAGAAGGTCTTGAAAGATATACTTGTTATCAATTAGGTGATGAAACTGTAACTGAAAAGCATCCACCAATTGACGATCAAAATAAGTAGCCACTAGAGCAACTACAAGGTAAAAGAATCTTGACTTCTTTGAACCCTTTTTTTCAAAAATATAGAGCATCTCTTTCTTTTTGAGCCAGTAGATTAATAATAGCAAAAGAGCCATTACTTCAACTGTTAAAAAGATAGAATAGCCATCTATCCCCCATCCTAAAAACTTAGTTAGATGCATAATCCCTAACTCTGGTAGATAAACCGATAGAAATACCAGTGATGTATAGACTCCCAAATGCCCTAGTTTTTTCATACTTACCCCTTTAATTTATCAATAGCCAATACCATAAGCACGTCTAGTCGCATGATTCAGTATTGTACTCCATTCTGTCGCCAAACTATATGCATATGGCGAAGGCCAATGTCTATCATCAACTAACCAAATCATACCACCACCTGAAACTTGCTCTAAGTCCTCAGATGAAAGAACTGTAAATGTTTCTGTACCTGTCCTATCAAGTAGCTCCTTAAA
This genomic stretch from Streptococcus sp. 1643 harbors:
- a CDS encoding CPBP family intramembrane glutamic endopeptidase codes for the protein MKKLGHLGVYTSLVFLSVYLPELGIMHLTKFLGWGIDGYSIFLTVEVMALLLLLIYWLKKKEMLYIFEKKGSKKSRFFYLVVALVATYFDRQLVDAFQLQFHHLIDNKYIFQDLLSILYSNGQPTFLSTVLSFSLTVIVAPILEELIHRGYFMNTFFPQSKYYLDVILSALIFGLSHLILTHRDPISLIIYSLGGLFYALVYRWTKNLKITILCHSFFNFLIYAKPIWIFVYNYIYYHFFR